The Deinococcus puniceus genome segment CCCCATTGCCCACACCCACTCCCGCCATAGCTCTAGCAAACCGCATCGGGAGCCAAAGCGGGTGAGTGGCCCGGATGATACGGATTCCGATTGAACAGTTATGAAATAACTGCGAAATCCGACTGGAAGGAGTAGGAAAAGTACGGATTCCAGAATGGAGTTAGCTTTCGGCGCTGTTCCGAAAGATAACGAAATGGCCGGAATCCGGATGAGTTGCTCAGGAATTTTGAACCCGGTTCACCCATTCGGGTTACACTTCAGAGCATGAGCAATTCAGCGCCTGACACCGGGCAACAGGGCGGCACTGGGGCCGTGAAGCTGTCCCAATCGGCGGGCGTGGCGACGCTGACGTTTACCCATCCCAAAGCCGCGTTTGGCCCGGCCACTTGGCTAGAAACGGCGCAGGCGTTGGGGCAGTTGGCAGAGGCCCGCGTGCTGATCTTGCGTGGAGAACGCCATTTCAGCGTGGGCTTGGATGTGAAAGCCACCGCGCCCAGCATTGCCGCCGCCCTAAGCCAGACTGAAGGCAAGCACGCCGCGTTTAAGGCGGTGGTGGACGAAATGCACGCCGCTATAGAAGGCCTCGCCGCGCTCCCCATTCCGGTTATTGCGGCCATAGACGGCTGGTGCATCGGCGCGGGGCTGGAACTGGCCGCCGCCTGCGATATTCGGATTGCCAGCACCTCGGCCCGCTTCAGCCTGCCCGAAGTGAGGCTTGGAATTGCGGCTGATTTGGGCGGCCTGCAACGCCTGCCGG includes the following:
- a CDS encoding enoyl-CoA hydratase-related protein, whose protein sequence is MSNSAPDTGQQGGTGAVKLSQSAGVATLTFTHPKAAFGPATWLETAQALGQLAEARVLILRGERHFSVGLDVKATAPSIAAALSQTEGKHAAFKAVVDEMHAAIEGLAALPIPVIAAIDGWCIGAGLELAAACDIRIASTSARFSLPEVRLGIAADLGGLQRLPGIIGRGRAAHLALTAEPIDAATAERWGLVTELHADADALYARAEALAAHLAALPPKALEGSKRTLNDGLPHAQSLAAAVDWNAEHMTAEGLAGAVR